The Nicotiana tomentosiformis chromosome 2, ASM39032v3, whole genome shotgun sequence genome includes the window ttcttaatttaataAAATGgacaaataaaagtgaaaatatatttttagtataataGAATATAATGTATTATTGTAATAGGTTTGACTAATGCTAATAGCTTGTTTGGTATTAACTCCCAACTCCCAAGACACCCCCGACCCCGAAGAAggaaggaatcaaaatcaaccaAGGTCACAAGTAATTAATGTATATACCACTTTGTAATTATATTAAAcgaatatatttttatatataaataaacTTAGTGCAAATTCCCTAGATCTCTAGTAAAATTAGAGTTTGTGTACTTCTTCCGAACTTATAGCTTGCGTAAAAGGTTACGTTTTTGGTTGCCCAAAAAAGCCCAAACTCTTCTCTCAATCTCTCCTACACCAATTCTCACATAGTGGCGGGAGTTGGGATGGGTAAATTATACTATTATAaggttaaaattatttttttatgaatATCAAGTAGATGTTAAATTTTCCTGACTTGTTCGTTTGTACAAATTCTGACCCCCTAACAACATGAACACTTTAAATCTTTTTACTGCTAAAACAATCCAACTTGACAATAAAATTACCCATATTGCACTACTACGTCCAATTTTGTCTAAACCCTTTTCTTCTCTCTCTTTTAGAACCCTAGCCCAAAAACAACTCCCATTGCTGCCTTCTTTCTCGACCATCAAAGCCTCTTCTTCATCTCCTTCCTTATTAAACCCTAAAAACCCTAACAACCAACCTTTAAACCCGTTCTCATTTTCACTTCTATCCTCATTTATCAAACCAATAATTATTGCCACTATTACAGCTACTACCCTTTTATTCATTGGATTCTATTTTAATCCAATACCCGCCATTGCTCCCTCGCTTTCTTCCCCACACGCTACGGAGACAAATATGAAGGATTCAGTTTTTGAAGATTTCTTGTTATCTAACCCGAAAAATGTCCGTGTTCTGACGAAATTGATGAAAATTCAGATAAAGAATAGAAAAATAGTTGAAGCTATTAGCACTATTGACAAATTGATAGAGCTCGATCCAGATAATACCAGATGGTTATTGTTGAAATCTCTTTTGCGTGTTTACAGTGGGGCCAAATTCAGGTCTAATGAAATCTTAAAAAAAGATCCTTTACTTGAAAAGACTTATTATGTGCTGCTGATGGTAGCGTCGCAAGAAGATTCAAttgaggagttgaagaaaataaagaaaaagatcgAGGAAGGGATAATAAATGCTTCGTTGAGGAAGAATGTGGAGGATTTTGATGAATTGATACTTGTTTGGTACTTAATATGTTGGGGTCTGATTACTTTGGATTTTGACCTACTTGTTTCGGCGTTCTTGTTACTTGTTAGGGTTGggcataaaaattgaaaaaatcgaAAATCCTAACGGACCCAATTACTTTGGTTCGTACGTAACAAAGGAGAATAACGGGAAATGAGGACCGAGTTGGCCCAGTAAACATTACTagcctctattttattttattttattttggattgTAATATTTATAGTTAGAGtattaaattctatttttatgtAATTATGTGCTTGTACAAACTTACTTCGACGTAATAAATTCTTCAAATAACCAACACATTATACTTCGTTGAATATTAAGAATATACCTAATCAAAATCGAACAAGAAAATCGTATCGTACAAAACTAACTTCGGTTCAGTATTTGAAATATACAATCAAAGTATCGAAAAAAACTTCATAAATACCGAATCGAAGTATCAAACATCCATCCTTATTCCTCGTCAACATACATGAGCTAATGAATGCTAGAAGAGAAGGTGACAATTTAAATATGGTGTATGAaggatctctctctctctctctctctctatatatatatatatatatatatatatagtgtaagATCTATTATTACAATTTGACTTATAAGTATTCTGATTCTTAGACTATACTTTCTACTTTATATACCATTTACGTTGTTGTTTTAGTTTTTAAGCATTATAGCCATATTTTATGTATAAATAGACATACACATATTACTTTTTGTAATAAAATTGATTTACAACATTCAAATGTTTGTTTCATTTTTTCACGTCCATTGGCTACAACAATCcttcttcatatatatatatatatatatatatatatatatatatatatatatatatatatatatatatatatatatatatatatatatatatatatatatatatatatatatatatatattacccaTACGCGCGTGTATCTATCCCATCTTAATAAGtataaattttaataaattacatatatattatttaaaaattatatttgagttataaaataaaacttAAAAGATAAAAACGCAAGTTTCCGATTGatgattgttgatattatttagCTAACTCAATAAAGGAAGAAACTATAACCATAAAAGTCCTCAATCATTTCAATCAATATATTTAACTTAAAATTTGTTTCAGTTTCATAATTTTATTAATTCGATTTCATAAATTATCATACTTCCTTTTTAGtttcaagaagaagaagaacgcaGGACTCTTGAAGATTTAAGAGTTTCTGAttttttcttttagaaaattcGTGTTCGTAGAAAACACAAACAATATCAGATAACGAACATAAGACGTTTTTTTGGTCAAGCAAAATGTGAATTGTTCTGTTTCTTTGATCAATAATAAATACTATGATAATTGTTTCAACACATTAGAAAAGAATAAATTTCTATTGAAAAAGTAGAATCTAGTCGTTATATCTTGCTTAATCTAAGCTTTCTTCATTTTTAAGACAACTTTCATTTTCTCTCCATGAACGTAACTACTTGTAATTGATTCAGCATccgtgttgtcacgacccaaaaaaacataaaggttgtgatggcgccggacttcactgtcaggcaagccaacaataaatacttaattgggttctcattttgttacttttgaaatcatatttttctttcaatttaaatcgtaaaagatgaagtttacaaaaaataaataaataatagtatctttaaaattttcaatacagcacaacccataatcctcccaaaacccgatgtcacaagtgcatgagtattaactaggaatatataataaaatacaacagctgtccggaatacaaattggacagcaAAAATGTAAGTACTTTGGGGGAGACTCCGTTGGCTGCAAATCGTCGTACAGaatacagctcacctaagtccccgctataatcgcgcctctgcgcccacaaggccgctaaacatatatgtacctacacaaaaatgtgcagcaggtgtagcatgagtacgtaaatcaacgcgtacccaataagtatcccgcctaacctcgaaaaagtagtaacgagggatcgactcggacacttactatgggctataatgaGGACCGAGTTGGCCTAGTAAACATTACTAgcctgtattttattttattttaaattttaatatttatacTTAGAGtattaaattctatttttatgtAATTATGTGCTTGTACAAACTTACTTCGACGTAATAAATTCTTCAAATAACCAACACATTATACTTCGTTGAATATCAAGAACATCGAAGACCTAATCAAAACTGAACTGACCAAGAAAATCGTATCCTACCGAATTAACTTTGGTTCGATATTTGATACATACAAAATAACATAACAAACTTCATAAATACTGAATCGAAGTACCAAATATCCATCCCTATTCCTCGCCCATGGCAAAACACGGCGGAGATCAAAGTCAACATACATGAGCTAATGAATgctagaagaagaagaacaacaaccCAGTTAAATTTCACTAGTGGGGTAtgaggagggtaatgtgtacgcagaccttacccctactccaaGGGGGTAGAAAGGCTATTTtcaaaagaccctcggctcaagaagacgaaaagaggtAATATATTAGTATCATCAAAAGAAACCATGAAATAAATAAAAGCATCACTAgaaccagaaaatagatgaaCAACAAAACAATAACCAATAGATACAACTCGACACTAAGAGGAACGAAAAAGTAGTGTGACCCAACATTAACCACTAACAGTCTAAGACTAAGTCCTAACAGACTAGCCTTACTCTGGTGCGCCATAGAAATATGTATAACTACCTCCTACCTTACAaccttaatgctcgacctccacaacttcctGTTTAGGGCCATGTTCTCGGTAATCTGAAGCCACGCCATGTCCTGCATGATCACCTCtctccaatacttcttaggcctcccTCTACCTCTCCTCATACCTACCAAAGTCAGCCTCTCACACCTCATCACATGCTCATCTtggcttctcctctgaacgtgCCTGAACCATCTGAGCCTTGCTTCCCGCAACTTGTCATCCAtaggagccacgcccaccttatTTTGGATatcttcattcttaatcttatccaTCTTAGTATGCTCGttcatccacctcaacatccttatttcaactactttcatcttttggatatgTGTGTTCTTAACTGGCCatcactcagccccatacaacatggttggtctgaccaccgctttataaaattTACCTTTGAGAATCGGTGGAACTTTCTTGTCACATAGGACTTCAGACGCTAACCTCtacttcatccaccccacccctatacggtgtgggacatcctcgtcgatctccccatccCACTGAATAACTGACCCAATGAACTTGAAACTGTCCCTTttggggatgacctgtgattcaagcctcacgtcCATTCCCGCTTCCATCGGCTCGACGCTAAGCTTGCACTTCAGGTACTCCGTCTTAGTCCTGCTCAATTTGAATcccttagactcaagggcctgcctccaaacctccagcctctcgttgacgccgcctcgcgtctcatcaattagcactatgtcatcagcaaataacatacaccatggcacctccccttgaatatgttGTGTCAGTGCATCCATCATCAGGgcaaatagaaatgggctaagcgCAGacccttggtgtaaccccataacaattGAAAAATGCTCCGAGTCGCCTCCCAGTGTCCTAACTCGAGTCTTAACTCCATCATACATATTCTTAGTCACTCGAATGTAAGTAGTAGGCACATCTTTTGCCTCCAAGCATCTTCATAGGacctctctaggaaccttgtcatacgctttctccagATCAATAAACACTATGTGCAAATCCTTCTTCCTATCCCCGTATTATTCCATCAACCGCCTaataaggtggatagcttccgTGGTAGAACTCCCCGACATGAACCCGAGCTGGTTGTCTGAAATAGACATCGTCCTCCTCACCCTCATTTCTATCACCCTTtaccaaactttcatggtatgactcagtaatttgatacccctataattgttacaactctggataccacctttgttcttgtacaacggaaccaccgtactccacctccactcctTCGACATCCTTTTCGTCCTGAAAATTATATTAAACAACCAAGTCAGCCACTCCAGGCCTGCTCTACCCATACACCTCCAAAATTCTACATTGAATTATGAAAAATTTTGTAATAAAATTGATTTACAACATTTAAATATTTGTTTCATTTTTTCATGTCTTTTGCTTTACAACAATCCTTCTTCAtgtataatttttcataattcaaTGTATTGTTCCTTCATATGAATAATTGATTAAAACTACTCCTCCCGTCCTagtttacttgtccactattgaGTATTGACTTAGCACATTCcttaagaaataaaaaataatatgataattttattatatcaCCCCTATTTATTATATGTTGAAAAATGAATTGGAAATTAGTAATACTTAATAAGAAGCGTAAAATATATAGGTATAACATGAACATTGATTTTTCAAACTGAACAAGTAAAAGTAGATATTTATTTTTAGTAGAATGGATAAGTAAACTTGAATGAAGGGACACAATTTTGGTGATTAAATACCACTATAGCAAAGGAATGCTTTAGAGGTGGAGGAAATCATTAACTAAGTTTCTTTCTTTTACTTTGTGGAAGACTGCTAGCATTGGAATAACAAGAACTTTGATAAGAATTTcaatattttgttgaaataatGTGAACTCTATAAAATGTCTTTTCTCAATCTAGTAAGAGGGGTTGGTTAAAAGAGATGGATTCCTTTTTAATgcatgtttacccgaaaaatcggataatgttaaatttatgtatggttatAAGGATATGTAATACCCTTTGATACAAagataacaatacaagtattttgactatgagaatgagaatgatgAACAGAAAATAGGATGAAGTAAGacaagcacaaggagatatctttgtCTATAAGAAAAGGTATGTTGTTTTCCAATCTATCCCCCCCGGCTTTAGTGTTTACAAGAATCCCCCTTTTATAATAGAGAGTCATTacattatttataacaaaaataataaaataaagcatatagtggagaacccatgatgatttgtctctttctctattcccgccaagattctctctcttggtgcggttgtaatggctcttgtctatgagcttgatactggctcgaactcgataCGGGCTCGAACCCGTCACTAGGttggcccttcggtcttggctcgagttcgaccttcggggtggGCGTGATGcctttccgacctcgaagcaatgcctcgactcgataagattatcgagtcgactcctcgagcagccttcggactcgaggctcgtttgtaccgTCTTCGAAGCTTATTGCCAAAATTCTTCTCTGACTTCTTGCCACTCgatctcgatcgaacgtaggaaaaCCGAAATctattttaaccgtatacagatagttcttTCGATTCTTATAAAGGATATGGTGAGAATCGACATGATCTTCGACGGTTCAATCAGACAACAAGCTGACATTTTATCAAGGACcaattatgacgtatgtgatagctgtcccatcgatttagtctttcaggacatttaatgcttgtcagatgaTGGTCGGCCATTTCTGATATTGAACCGGCGTGATgcaagcctataaataacccttccatctAACTTTTACCTTTTTTACGCCTTCACTCTTCCAAATTCTCTTTATCTTTTCCCTCTGTTTCGTTGCCTTAGAGCCACCTACACCAGAGTTTCGGGTgccgtcaattttttttttactttcctttgcctttcttcctctcatatcaatgtctaaaacttcaaaaactatacctcagaaggagaaagcttcttcttcacggccgtccggTGACAAGGCACCGATGGAGCCGACCATTCACGACTATGTTCCCAGCTTGTGCACtctaaagatcgattttaaggttgagaatccttcatccgtTCCGGGTCGATGCGAGCACATGTCGATGTACacgtgctctataacggagggtcatctcgaggccgtcagaaaagaatgcaactggggtcccgaggttgtgttgcagaTTCCATCTCCCGAAGAGAACGTCATCACTCTTGTGGAgggtttttttaagtgtttacacttatcccttcacgttgggacccgtcgacccggtgatcatttatttttgcaaaatatatcaggtcaccctcggtcaaattcatccctctctatggcgtatagtgatcttacTTCGCTttttctctatcaaagccggggggatggatttttctctgaaccatCTCATACAACCTAATCAGACTTCaccgtcgggcatcgaaggctttgatgtcgagcatcgacaaagataaggatcggggttggataggTCGTTATTTTCGGGTGAGGACCTGTgaccttattccggaagagaagatgtcgttccccgaggaatggaatttcgaccgtaagtgttTCGAGTTTGTTTTTCGTATCTTTTcccgattttttctgatgtctttCTCTGATattcagctgccccttggatgccacaagtggtacctgacctcgaggattgggttcggaagttagcctcgacttcctcttatgccgaacgcgcttggcgtgatttggctaaaggtagatgggaggccaagaaccatggtaaattttttcttcttgtttccttcgaagtattATTTGTGTTCTATTTGTTATTGATTTACTTTCATGTAGGTTTAACCAAGGATGCCTCTTTGAGGgcttcgagcggtgaagaaggaaccaagtccctggtcccgaaaccggggaaagataagaagcgaagagcTGCCTCTttgtcagaggaccccaagcccaaaactcggagGGTGAGGAGGAAGTCCATTGCCCttccgattgactcggtccaacgactgagagaagaagaagaagataacgcCTCGACTTTGGTGATCCGATTTGCGAAAGCTATCGAAGTTGCTAGAGCTCCTGAGCTGATGATGGCTGTACCGGTCGGGGTCGGTCCTGAAATCCCAAGGCTTGATCGGAGCACCCCGAGTGATTTGCTTGGGGCTATGACagtgggtcattcgccttctcttccaaccttttccgaggaggcgttaaaggaagctcgagaattgaaaaCCCTCGATATGTGCGGAGGC containing:
- the LOC138904474 gene encoding uncharacterized protein, with amino-acid sequence MKDSVFEDFLLSNPKNVRVLTKLMKIQIKNRKIVEAISTIDKLIELDPDNTRWLLLKSLLRVYSGAKFRSNEILKKDPLLEKTYYVLLMVASQEDSIEELKKIKKKIEEGIINASLRKNVEDFDELILVWYLICWGLITLDFDLLVSAFLLLVRVGHKN